The Acidimicrobiales bacterium genome includes a window with the following:
- a CDS encoding inositol monophosphatase family protein: MDDDQLLEVLHEAVTAVAVALAGLEDWGPAGTRPDQYRSDLVADAAAVPILVEAGLGVLSEESGLAGAGRPVVAVLDPVDGSTNAAHGLPWYATSLCAVDEEGPRVAVVANQASGVRFEAVRGGGARRDGRSLRASGCEALERAIVALSGYPARHLGWGQFRALGAAALDLCAVAEGTLDAYVDCSGSGQGPWDYLGGALVCREAGAAVVDARGRPLVALEHADRRVPVAAATPALLSSLVNARTSLPGR; the protein is encoded by the coding sequence GTGGACGACGATCAGTTGCTCGAGGTGTTGCACGAGGCCGTGACGGCGGTGGCCGTCGCCCTGGCCGGGCTGGAGGACTGGGGTCCAGCCGGTACCCGGCCCGACCAGTACCGGTCGGATCTGGTCGCTGACGCCGCCGCCGTTCCGATCCTCGTGGAGGCGGGCCTGGGGGTGCTGAGCGAGGAGTCGGGCCTGGCCGGGGCCGGGCGGCCCGTGGTCGCCGTGCTGGATCCCGTCGACGGCTCGACCAACGCCGCCCACGGCCTGCCCTGGTACGCCACCAGCCTGTGCGCGGTGGACGAGGAGGGTCCGCGGGTCGCGGTCGTGGCCAACCAGGCCAGCGGCGTCCGCTTCGAGGCGGTGCGCGGGGGTGGGGCGCGACGAGACGGGCGGTCGCTCAGGGCGTCGGGGTGCGAGGCCCTCGAGCGTGCGATCGTCGCCCTCTCGGGGTATCCAGCGCGCCATCTCGGATGGGGCCAGTTCCGGGCGCTGGGAGCCGCCGCCCTGGACCTGTGCGCCGTCGCCGAGGGGACCCTGGACGCCTACGTGGACTGCAGCGGCTCGGGCCAGGGGCCCTGGGACTATCTGGGTGGCGCGCTCGTGTGCCGCGAGGCTGGTGCGGCCGTCGTCGACGCTCGGGGGCGCCCGCTGGTGGCCCTGGAGCACGCGGACCGCCGGGTACCGGTGGCGGCGGCGACCCCGGCGCTGCTGAGCTCGCTGGTCAACGCCAGGACGTCCCTTCCGGGGCGGTGA